The following are encoded together in the Strongyloides ratti genome assembly S_ratti_ED321, chromosome : 2 genome:
- a CDS encoding Syntaxin-4, translated as MTVKDRSIEFYDLKILNNQRGSVIIMDEENGLKLFFDVVENIRKKIKELDEIIDNLDMAKKDMICETYSNMEIYENVTNLIKNFDINVQIIRKELKNMEEQIKYDENYPNGVLPTFQKIRKIHLNHLILRFKEIVIRYNQSQEEYKNCCKERISRRLLLEGYYLNEEQLDEIVENGMFNISTNNINVGFQLIEDVKSRHKEILKLEKSVLKLFTLFQDILFIVDSQNEVIDRIEENIEYAEAKVFQARKYAILASRQKKRLLKAQLFCGLLCIFLIIITALLLYSYLK; from the exons atgactGTTAAAGATAGAAGTATAGAATTTTATGAT ttaaaaatattaaataatcaaCGTGGAAGTGTAATTATTATGGATGAAGAAAAtggtttaaaattattttttgatgttgttgaaaatataagaaaaaaaattaaagaactTGATGAAATTATAGATAATTTAGATATGGCTAAAAAAGATATGATTTGTGAGACTTATTCTAATATGgaaatatatgaaaatgtaacaaatttaattaaaaactttgatataaatgttcaaataataagaaaagaattaaaaaatatggaaGAACAAATAAAGTATGATGAAAATTATCCTAATGGTGTTCTTCCaacatttcaaaaaattagaaaaattcatcttaatcatttaattttacgTTTTAAAGAAATAGTAATTAGATATAACCAATCACAggaagaatataaaaattgttgtaaAGAAAGAATATCACGAAGACTTTTATTAGAGggatattatttaaatgagGAACAATTAGATGAAATAGTTGAAAATGGAATGTTTAACATttcaacaaataatataaatgttggTTTTCAATTAATTGAAGATGTCAAAAGTCGtcataaagaaatattaaaacttgaaaaaagtgttcttaaattatttactctttttcaagatattttatttattgttgatTCACAAAATGAGGTTATTGATAGaattgaagaaaatattgaatATGCAGAAGCTAAAGTATTTCAAGCTAGAAAATATGCCATTTTAGCATCAAGACAAAAGAAACGCCTACTAAAAGCGCAATTGTTTTGCGGTTTactatgtatttttttaattataattacggctttacttttatattcatatttaaaataa
- a CDS encoding GATA-binding factor C, with amino-acid sequence MYKSPILDQFQHNLQMPSYSTMTYNSNVLNYQPNISFIPYTANVNYFNEYIPESNGRHMAIPVSNNKNIENHKTELIIPSSPSTIENSTPPTYSPANETFPTHLSNSPEHFPNSSQRYDVHYDNNQTNYSSMPYNPPFHQQYQVPINLSGTQNLQKYTNNIVTNSQYQYHTIPEKDKDEFKRRPYTKHNRMSIHANSVCCNCGTTKTTLWRRSESGEPECNPCNLYFRANRKPRPQHLMKKTILRRARRRPATKNFSDNPNMSSENILEQPLPSEFTEYFPSF; translated from the coding sequence ATGTATAAATCACCTATTTTGGATCAATTTCAACATAATTTACAAATGCCATCATATTCTACAATGACTTATAATTCTAATGTATTAAATTACCAAccaaatatttcatttatacCCTATACAGCaaatgttaattattttaatgaatatattcCTGAATCAAATGGTAGACATATGGCAATACCTGTAagtaataacaaaaatattgaaaatcaTAAGACTGAATTAATTATTCCATCATCACCTTCAACTATTGAAAATTCTACACCACCAACCTACTCACCAGCTAATGAAACGTTTCCTACACATTTATCTAATTCTCCTGAACATTTTCCAAACTCTTCACAAAGATATGATGTtcattatgataataatcaAACAAATTACTCATCAATGCCTTATAATCCACCATTCCATCAACAATATCAGGTACCAATAAATCTTTCTGGAACacaaaatttacaaaaatatactaATAATATAGTTACAAATTCACAATATCAATATCATACAATTCCAGAAAAAGATAAAGATGAATTTAAACGTAGACCATATACAAAGCATAATAGAATGTCAATTCATGCAAATAGTGTTTGCTGTAATTGTGGAACAACTAAAACAACATTATGGAGACGAAGTGAAAGTGGTGAACCTGAATGTAATCCTTGTAATCTTTATTTCCGAGCAAACCGTAAACCACGCCCACaacatttaatgaaaaaaactattttaagGAGAGCCAGAAGAAGACCAgctactaaaaatttttctgaTAATCCAAATATGTCAAGTGAAAATATTCTTGAACAACCTCTTCCTAGTGAATTTACGGAATATTTTccatcattttaa